A single genomic interval of Polyangium spumosum harbors:
- a CDS encoding type I polyketide synthase translates to MTTRRPDPPPSMTQQHDDDAPPASGLSSMQRAIMTIQKMRAKIESIERARIEPIAIIGMGCRFPGGANTPEAFFRLLEDGVDTIREVPPERWSLEQEGQDMEAEAGALRWGSFLDGVDRFDATFFGISPREAESLDPQQRLLLEVAWEALERAGQLPERLMGSRTGVYIGIWALDYQQRVLALSPDKLDAYSFTGNALSTAAGRLSYVLGLQGPAMSVETACSSSLTAIHLACQSLRNGESNLALAGGVNLMLSPATTKLLSKTQALSPDGRCKTFDARANGFVRGEGCGIVVLKRLSDAERDGDPIIAVIRGSAVNQDGRSTGLTAPNVLSQQTLLRQALESARVAPSDVGYVEAHGTGTSLGDPIEVEALKAVLGGPREKGSTCILGAVKTNIGHLEAAAGVAGLMKVALSLQNERIPGNLHFRSLNPRIDLRGTSLEIAQNPVPWKPGLRPRIGGVSSFGISGTNAHVVLEEAPRNLEEILGREASAYLLPLSAKTPEALLDLARSYHRFLLSADGPRLLDIAYTASVRRSHFEHRLALVGGTRAELAASLAAILRGDAPVGVVRGKATPARAKAVFVFSGQGSQWLGMGRKLYEEESAFRSVFDSCDALLTGRLGWSILDELDSVESMSRMSETHVAQPLIFSLQVALVELLRSWGIAPDAVIGHGVGEIAAAYIAGILSLDEAIRLVAIRGRIMQKATDAAKMVSIAAPLDVARKAIAGYEDRLIVGAIDDPGSCVLAGQVLAMDEVVAQLERRGVSCRALPATYTYQGPHMDGVAQELMERLVRVDARRATLAMYSTVLAECVEGKELDVRYWGRNVRETVDLAGAVGAAIHDGYQLFLEVGPDPVLVDHLRQCIAAKGVEGGLAVASLQRDRGDRRALLEATGALYTRGCSVEWLRLVPQGGRPVLLPTYPWQQERYWVETPQGRAVGHGADARHALPRPRQRARVVFVFPGQGSQWVGMGKQLLAEEPVFRASIESSDAAIQKEAGISVLAELHADESRSRLAEVDVVQPVLFAVEVALAALWRSRGLRPDCVIGHSMGEVAAAHVAGALGLEDAVGIICRRSRLLRRVSGKGAMALVELSIEDAVKALAGYEDRLSVAVSNGPRATVIAGEPGALDIVLSNLEKSGIYCRRVKVDVASHSPQVDPLREDLLAALSELRPGRAKIRMCSTVTGDFVAGAELVPSYWVKNLRAPVLFSQVTRMLIDEGHTIFVEMSPHPILLPSIEENLREKRREGAALPSMRREADARRTLEEALAVLRERGALGEARAGDADGGAAGADHEAIPLLGTKFRPFAQASTHYWEGRLGLEKFPWLGDHRVHDAVVFPGAGYVEMALEAISDVFGGEQALLEGISFEHMLALRPEVGRVVQVSLVDEGGRRASLVIGSREQGEDRWVRHATALVRMAATTDLDEASLPLRRIASQCVGEVDPAQHYARMGERGLRYGPSFRGIRRISLGEGEVLGHVRLPEEQSIGTYHAHPALLDACFQLATALLPSAHAGETYLPVRIARIGVHHRLSREAWVHARRAPASEADTGVVDVDLVVTDEAGRLLLDVRGLRLQRIDALPAKDPFDDCVFVVEWRRKDLEGSSRPLPGRGAWIVFLDGAGTGARVAKLLRERGERCVEVGPGLRFEHVGTDSYRLDATDSTQLRRLLDEAFGRQQPCKGVVHCHALDAAPWERTSGETLMQEMRAGALSVVRIVQALLRQGWRDAPRLFLVTRGAQAVWEGQKSVSVAQAPLWGLGRTLALEHPELECTRIDLDPSGDAGDGSLLVREFFDGDGEDQVALRSAGRFVARLVRGKIEQGDPSLEQRRQEAARGRPFRLEIHKPGILDVFDLREVERRPPGPGEVEIDVEAAGLNFLDVLLAMGVLPDDVAAPAEAGLRLGVECAGRVVALGEGVTDFEVGQEVMALGPASMATHVRTSRHLVLPKPSHVRWEEAATTPVAFLTAYHSLAHVARLRRGERVLIHAGAGGVGMAAIQWAKHVGAEIFATAGSEEKRALLRVMGVHHVMDSRSLSFVDDVHHITGGEGIDVVLNSLSGEFIEASFGLLRDHGRFIELGKKDYYENRTLGVRPFLKNLSFSLVDLRGMMFQRPAMVAELLREVRDQFAAGVFAPLPCRAFPVSRASEAFAFMAQGRHTGKLAILLQDPDARIATSSTRVRLREDAAYLVTGGLGGLGVVLAQWMVKQGARHLALVGRSAPADVAQAAIREMEAAGAEVRVIRADVSRRVDVDALLADLRGAMPPLRGIVHAAAVLDDRTLADMGEEQWTRPIAPKALGAWNLHEATRGLPLDFFIMYSSVAGLLGTAGQAGYAGANAFLDALCQARAAQGLPGMSIQWGPFAGVGLAAAQDNRGERLSAQGMSSFTAEEGLRLLGRLMEHPKVEVGLVRFAVRQWMDSYPQAAGTPFLRVLSEERAGPAAARDMPFRETLDRAPSGERAALLEKLVIEHLGRVVRMEPSRIERAVPFAALGVDSLMSLELRNRLEAALGVRLSATLLFTYPNPAALAEYLLRQLEARASPVEPPPLQPEPEPLEPIPDTARTGHPIPAQDDDLIAAFDASVRDLKTEKSP, encoded by the coding sequence GTGACCACGAGACGCCCCGATCCTCCCCCGAGCATGACGCAGCAGCACGACGACGATGCCCCGCCCGCGTCGGGGCTCTCGTCGATGCAGCGCGCGATCATGACGATCCAGAAGATGCGCGCGAAGATCGAGAGTATCGAGCGGGCGCGCATCGAGCCCATTGCGATCATCGGCATGGGGTGCCGCTTTCCGGGGGGCGCGAATACGCCGGAGGCGTTCTTTCGCCTGCTCGAGGACGGCGTCGACACGATTCGCGAGGTCCCGCCCGAGCGCTGGAGCCTGGAGCAGGAGGGCCAGGACATGGAGGCCGAGGCGGGCGCGCTCCGGTGGGGGTCGTTTCTCGACGGTGTCGATCGGTTCGACGCGACCTTCTTCGGCATTTCGCCGCGCGAGGCGGAGAGCCTGGACCCGCAGCAGCGGCTCCTCCTGGAGGTGGCCTGGGAGGCGCTCGAGCGCGCGGGGCAATTGCCCGAGCGGCTCATGGGCAGCCGGACGGGCGTGTACATCGGGATCTGGGCGCTCGATTATCAGCAGCGTGTCCTCGCTCTGAGCCCGGACAAACTCGACGCATACAGCTTCACCGGGAACGCCCTCAGCACGGCGGCTGGCCGGCTCTCGTACGTCCTCGGCTTGCAGGGGCCGGCCATGTCGGTGGAGACGGCGTGCTCCTCGTCGCTCACGGCGATTCACCTCGCCTGCCAGAGCCTTCGTAATGGCGAGAGCAACCTCGCGCTGGCCGGCGGCGTCAACCTGATGCTGTCTCCGGCGACGACGAAGCTGCTCAGCAAGACGCAGGCGCTCTCGCCGGACGGCCGTTGCAAGACGTTCGACGCGCGCGCGAATGGGTTTGTTCGAGGCGAGGGTTGCGGCATCGTGGTGCTGAAGCGCCTTTCGGACGCCGAGCGCGACGGGGATCCGATCATCGCGGTGATCCGTGGCTCGGCGGTGAACCAGGACGGCCGATCGACGGGGCTCACGGCGCCGAACGTGCTCTCGCAGCAGACCTTGCTCCGCCAGGCGCTCGAGAGCGCGCGCGTCGCGCCTTCCGACGTCGGCTATGTCGAGGCCCACGGGACGGGGACCTCGCTCGGTGATCCGATCGAGGTCGAGGCATTGAAGGCCGTGCTCGGCGGACCACGGGAGAAGGGGTCGACCTGCATTCTCGGCGCGGTCAAGACGAACATCGGGCACCTCGAGGCCGCGGCGGGCGTGGCGGGGCTCATGAAGGTCGCCCTCTCGCTCCAGAACGAGCGCATCCCGGGCAACCTCCATTTTCGCTCCCTGAACCCGCGGATCGATCTCCGCGGGACGTCGCTCGAAATCGCGCAGAACCCGGTGCCCTGGAAGCCGGGGCTCCGGCCGCGTATCGGCGGCGTGAGCTCGTTCGGTATCAGCGGGACGAACGCGCACGTCGTCCTCGAGGAGGCGCCGAGGAACCTGGAGGAGATCCTCGGAAGGGAGGCGAGCGCTTATCTCTTGCCCCTCTCGGCGAAGACCCCCGAAGCGCTCCTCGACCTCGCCCGTTCGTATCACCGGTTCCTCCTGAGCGCGGATGGTCCGCGCCTGCTCGACATCGCGTACACCGCCAGCGTGCGCCGCAGCCATTTCGAGCATCGCCTCGCGCTCGTGGGCGGCACGAGGGCCGAGCTCGCCGCGTCTCTCGCCGCAATCTTGCGTGGAGATGCGCCCGTCGGTGTCGTGCGAGGCAAAGCGACGCCGGCGCGTGCAAAGGCCGTCTTCGTTTTTTCGGGTCAGGGATCGCAGTGGCTCGGCATGGGGCGCAAGCTCTACGAGGAGGAGTCGGCATTTCGATCGGTCTTCGACTCGTGCGACGCGCTGCTCACGGGGAGGCTTGGTTGGAGCATCCTCGACGAGCTCGACTCGGTGGAGTCGATGTCGCGCATGTCGGAGACGCACGTCGCGCAGCCGCTGATTTTTTCGCTCCAGGTCGCGCTCGTGGAGCTCCTGCGCTCGTGGGGGATCGCGCCGGACGCCGTGATCGGGCATGGCGTGGGAGAGATCGCAGCGGCCTATATCGCGGGCATTCTGTCTCTGGACGAGGCCATTCGGCTGGTCGCGATTCGCGGACGGATCATGCAAAAGGCCACCGACGCTGCGAAGATGGTGTCCATCGCGGCGCCCCTCGACGTGGCGCGCAAGGCGATCGCCGGATACGAGGATCGGCTGATCGTGGGCGCGATCGATGATCCTGGATCCTGCGTGCTCGCGGGGCAGGTCCTCGCCATGGACGAGGTCGTCGCGCAGCTCGAGCGGCGGGGCGTCTCCTGCCGTGCCTTGCCCGCGACCTACACGTATCAGGGCCCGCACATGGATGGAGTCGCGCAGGAGCTCATGGAGCGACTCGTGCGCGTCGACGCTCGGCGGGCGACCCTCGCCATGTACAGCACGGTGCTCGCCGAGTGCGTGGAGGGCAAGGAGCTCGACGTTCGATATTGGGGGCGAAACGTCCGGGAGACGGTCGATCTCGCGGGCGCCGTGGGAGCGGCGATTCACGACGGGTATCAGCTCTTCCTGGAGGTCGGGCCGGATCCGGTGCTCGTGGATCACCTGCGGCAATGTATTGCCGCGAAGGGCGTGGAGGGCGGCCTGGCGGTCGCTTCCTTGCAGCGGGATCGGGGCGATCGTCGGGCGCTGCTCGAGGCGACCGGCGCGCTTTATACGCGTGGCTGCTCGGTGGAGTGGTTGCGGCTGGTCCCGCAAGGCGGTCGCCCCGTCCTCCTGCCGACGTATCCGTGGCAGCAAGAGCGCTACTGGGTCGAGACGCCGCAGGGGCGGGCCGTCGGGCACGGCGCGGATGCGCGTCACGCATTGCCACGGCCGCGGCAGCGCGCGCGCGTGGTCTTCGTATTCCCTGGGCAGGGCTCGCAATGGGTCGGGATGGGCAAGCAGCTCCTCGCGGAGGAGCCGGTGTTCCGCGCTTCCATCGAGTCGAGCGACGCTGCGATCCAGAAAGAGGCGGGCATCTCCGTGCTCGCCGAGCTCCACGCGGACGAGTCCAGGTCCCGTCTCGCGGAGGTGGACGTCGTTCAACCCGTCCTTTTTGCGGTAGAGGTCGCGCTCGCCGCGCTATGGCGTTCGCGCGGCCTGCGCCCCGATTGCGTGATCGGGCACAGCATGGGTGAAGTCGCTGCGGCCCACGTCGCCGGCGCGCTCGGGCTCGAGGACGCGGTCGGGATCATTTGCCGGCGGAGCCGCCTCCTCCGGCGCGTGAGCGGCAAGGGCGCGATGGCGCTCGTCGAGCTCTCCATCGAGGATGCGGTCAAGGCCCTCGCTGGGTACGAGGACCGATTGAGCGTCGCCGTCAGCAATGGCCCGCGAGCAACCGTCATCGCGGGAGAGCCCGGCGCGCTCGATATCGTCCTTTCGAACCTCGAAAAGAGCGGCATTTATTGCCGGCGCGTGAAGGTCGACGTGGCGTCGCACAGCCCGCAGGTCGATCCGCTCCGGGAGGATCTGCTCGCTGCATTGAGCGAGCTCCGGCCGGGGAGAGCGAAGATCCGCATGTGCTCCACGGTCACCGGTGATTTCGTCGCCGGGGCCGAGCTCGTGCCGTCCTACTGGGTGAAGAACCTGCGGGCGCCGGTTCTGTTCTCCCAGGTCACGCGTATGCTCATCGACGAGGGGCACACCATTTTCGTGGAGATGAGCCCCCATCCGATCCTCCTGCCGTCCATCGAGGAAAACCTGCGGGAGAAGCGCCGCGAGGGCGCCGCGCTTCCCTCGATGCGACGGGAGGCGGACGCGCGTCGCACGCTGGAAGAGGCCCTCGCCGTATTGCGCGAGAGAGGCGCGCTCGGCGAGGCTCGAGCGGGCGACGCCGACGGCGGCGCGGCGGGCGCGGACCATGAGGCGATCCCCCTGCTCGGCACGAAATTCCGTCCATTCGCCCAAGCCTCCACGCATTACTGGGAGGGGCGTTTGGGCCTCGAAAAGTTCCCTTGGCTCGGGGATCACCGCGTGCATGACGCCGTGGTATTTCCGGGCGCAGGGTACGTGGAGATGGCGCTCGAGGCCATTTCGGATGTCTTCGGCGGGGAGCAGGCGCTGCTCGAGGGGATTTCGTTCGAGCACATGCTCGCGCTTCGTCCGGAGGTCGGGCGCGTCGTGCAGGTATCGCTCGTGGATGAAGGCGGACGGCGCGCCTCGCTCGTGATCGGCAGCCGTGAGCAAGGAGAGGATCGGTGGGTTCGGCACGCGACGGCTCTCGTGCGTATGGCAGCCACGACCGACCTCGACGAGGCGAGCCTGCCACTCCGCAGAATCGCGAGCCAGTGCGTGGGAGAGGTCGATCCTGCCCAACATTATGCGCGCATGGGCGAGCGCGGCTTGCGCTACGGCCCGAGTTTTCGGGGTATTCGACGGATCTCCTTGGGGGAGGGGGAGGTGCTCGGGCACGTACGGTTGCCCGAGGAGCAATCGATCGGGACGTACCACGCGCATCCCGCGCTGCTCGACGCTTGCTTTCAGCTCGCCACGGCGCTCCTGCCGAGCGCGCATGCGGGGGAGACGTACCTGCCCGTGCGGATCGCGCGGATCGGCGTGCATCATCGCCTTTCCCGGGAAGCATGGGTTCATGCGCGGCGAGCGCCGGCCTCCGAGGCCGACACGGGCGTCGTCGACGTCGACCTCGTCGTGACGGACGAGGCAGGGCGGCTTCTGCTCGACGTGAGAGGCCTGCGCCTGCAGCGGATCGACGCCCTGCCGGCCAAGGATCCGTTCGATGATTGCGTATTCGTCGTCGAATGGCGGAGGAAGGACCTGGAGGGGTCGTCTCGGCCGCTCCCCGGGCGGGGCGCGTGGATCGTGTTCCTGGACGGCGCGGGGACCGGCGCTCGCGTCGCGAAGCTCTTGCGCGAGCGCGGGGAGCGGTGCGTGGAGGTCGGGCCCGGTCTGCGCTTCGAGCACGTGGGTACGGATTCGTATCGGCTGGATGCGACGGACTCCACCCAGCTCCGGCGTTTGCTCGACGAAGCTTTCGGGAGGCAGCAGCCGTGCAAGGGCGTGGTCCATTGCCATGCGCTCGACGCTGCGCCGTGGGAGCGAACGAGCGGCGAGACGCTCATGCAGGAGATGCGGGCTGGCGCTCTGTCCGTCGTGCGGATCGTGCAGGCCTTGTTGCGCCAGGGTTGGCGCGACGCACCGCGGCTCTTCCTCGTGACGCGGGGAGCGCAGGCGGTTTGGGAGGGTCAGAAGAGCGTCTCGGTGGCGCAGGCGCCGCTTTGGGGGCTCGGTCGCACGCTCGCGCTGGAGCACCCGGAGCTCGAGTGTACGCGGATCGACCTCGACCCTTCGGGCGACGCGGGGGACGGGTCGCTCTTGGTGCGGGAGTTCTTCGACGGTGATGGCGAGGATCAGGTCGCGTTGCGCTCGGCAGGGCGCTTCGTGGCGCGGCTCGTTCGGGGGAAGATCGAGCAAGGGGATCCGTCCCTCGAGCAGCGCAGGCAGGAGGCGGCGAGGGGGAGGCCATTTCGGCTGGAAATCCACAAGCCTGGGATCCTCGATGTATTCGATCTGCGGGAGGTCGAGAGGCGACCGCCGGGTCCGGGTGAGGTGGAGATCGACGTCGAGGCGGCGGGGCTCAACTTCCTGGATGTGCTGCTCGCCATGGGTGTTTTGCCCGACGACGTCGCCGCGCCGGCCGAAGCGGGCCTGAGGCTCGGCGTCGAGTGTGCTGGGCGGGTGGTCGCGCTCGGCGAAGGGGTGACCGATTTCGAGGTGGGTCAGGAGGTCATGGCGCTCGGCCCTGCTTCGATGGCGACCCACGTGCGGACCTCCCGTCACCTCGTCTTGCCCAAGCCCTCGCATGTACGCTGGGAGGAGGCGGCGACGACGCCCGTCGCATTTCTGACCGCATATCATTCCCTCGCGCACGTAGCGCGGCTCCGGAGAGGTGAGCGCGTCCTCATCCATGCCGGCGCGGGAGGCGTGGGAATGGCAGCCATTCAATGGGCGAAGCACGTGGGCGCGGAGATCTTCGCGACCGCGGGCAGCGAGGAAAAACGTGCGCTCCTCCGAGTGATGGGCGTCCATCACGTGATGGATTCGCGCTCCTTGTCGTTCGTCGACGACGTCCACCACATCACCGGGGGTGAGGGTATCGACGTCGTGTTGAACTCCCTCTCCGGAGAGTTCATCGAGGCGAGTTTCGGGCTCTTGCGGGACCACGGGCGTTTCATCGAGCTCGGGAAGAAGGATTACTACGAAAACCGGACGCTCGGAGTTCGTCCCTTCTTGAAAAACCTCTCGTTTTCGCTCGTCGACCTGCGCGGGATGATGTTCCAGCGTCCCGCGATGGTCGCGGAGCTGCTCCGAGAGGTGCGGGATCAGTTTGCCGCCGGCGTGTTCGCGCCCCTGCCTTGCCGCGCCTTTCCGGTCTCCCGAGCCAGCGAAGCGTTCGCGTTCATGGCGCAGGGGCGCCATACCGGCAAGCTGGCGATTCTGCTGCAGGATCCCGACGCGCGTATCGCGACGTCGAGCACCCGCGTGCGCCTGCGCGAGGACGCCGCGTACCTCGTCACGGGGGGCCTCGGCGGCCTGGGCGTGGTCCTCGCGCAATGGATGGTGAAGCAGGGGGCGCGGCATCTCGCGCTCGTCGGAAGGAGCGCGCCTGCCGACGTCGCGCAGGCGGCGATACGAGAGATGGAGGCAGCGGGCGCCGAGGTACGCGTCATTCGTGCAGACGTGTCGCGCCGGGTCGACGTGGATGCCTTGCTCGCGGACCTTCGCGGCGCGATGCCTCCGCTCCGGGGCATCGTCCATGCGGCGGCGGTGCTCGACGACCGCACGCTGGCCGATATGGGTGAGGAGCAATGGACGCGTCCCATCGCGCCGAAGGCGCTGGGCGCGTGGAACCTGCACGAAGCCACGCGGGGCCTCCCGCTCGATTTTTTCATCATGTATTCGTCCGTCGCGGGCCTCCTCGGCACGGCCGGCCAGGCGGGGTACGCGGGCGCGAACGCGTTTTTGGACGCGCTCTGTCAGGCCCGCGCCGCGCAAGGGCTGCCGGGGATGAGCATTCAATGGGGCCCATTCGCGGGGGTCGGGCTCGCGGCGGCGCAAGACAATCGAGGCGAGCGGTTGTCGGCCCAGGGGATGTCGAGCTTCACGGCCGAGGAGGGGCTACGGCTCCTCGGGCGCCTGATGGAGCACCCCAAGGTGGAGGTGGGGCTCGTGCGTTTCGCCGTTCGCCAATGGATGGATTCGTATCCGCAGGCCGCGGGCACGCCATTCCTCCGCGTGCTGAGCGAAGAGAGGGCCGGGCCGGCCGCGGCGAGAGACATGCCATTCCGGGAGACCCTCGACCGTGCCCCTTCCGGGGAGCGGGCGGCGTTGCTCGAGAAGCTCGTCATCGAGCACCTCGGCCGGGTCGTGCGGATGGAGCCTTCCCGGATCGAGCGCGCCGTGCCGTTCGCGGCCCTCGGCGTCGATTCGCTGATGAGCCTCGAGCTCCGCAACCGCCTGGAGGCGGCCCTCGGCGTGAGGCTCTCCGCGACGCTGCTGTTCACGTATCCGAACCCTGCGGCGCTGGCGGAGTATCTCCTTCGCCAGCTCGAGGCGCGTGCTTCGCCGGTGGAGCCGCCTCCGCTGCAGCCGGAGCCCGAGCCCCTCGAGCCCATCCCGGATACGGCGCGGACGGGCCATCCGATCCCCGCGCAGGATGACGATTTGATCGCCGCGTTCGATGCCTCGGTCCGGGACCTGAAGACGGAGAAATCCCCGTGA